The following proteins are co-located in the Clavibacter capsici genome:
- the acnA gene encoding aconitate hydratase AcnA encodes MSAINSFGAKDTLRVGDTDYEIYRIDTVAGHERLPFSLKVLLENLLRTEDGKNVTGSQISALGDWAPDAEPDTEIQFTPARVVMQDFTGVPCIVDLATMREAVGELGGDPTRINPLAPAELVIDHSVIADLFGSEDALERNVDIEYERNGERYQFLRWGQTAFEDFKVVPPGTGIVHQVNIEHLARVTMTREVGGVLQAYPDTCVGTDSHTTMVNGLGVLGWGVGGIEAEAAMLGQPVSMLIPKVVGFKLSGEIPTGVTATDVVLTITQMLRKHGVVGKFVEFYGTGVGAVPLANRATIGNMSPEFGSTAAVFPIDDVTLEYLRLTGRSEEQVALVEAYAKEQGLWHDADVEPSFSEYLELDLSTVVPSIAGPKRPQDRIELTDAKSQFERDLNDYAKVDHDIVDLASAMSFPASDPGELQPEDEHSMHETHHASNSPASVTKPTRVTLEDGRDFTLDHGAVAIAAITSCTNTSNPSVMLAAGLLARNASKKGLKAKPWVKTTLAPGSKVVTDYYEKSGLTTYLEDLGFYTVGYGCTTCIGNSGPLLDEISTAVQDNDLAVTAVLSGNRNFEGRINPDVKMNYLASPPLVIAYALAGSMNFDFDADALGTDTEGNEVFLKDIWPDAAEVQSTIDSSIDTGMFANQYAGVFDGDERWRSLPTPTGATFEWDAESTYVRKPPYFEGLTMETTPVSDIQGARVLAKLGDSVTTDHISPAGSIKADSPAGRYLDEHGVGRKDYNSYGSRRGNHEVMIRGTFANIRLRNQLLDGVEGGYTRDFTQEGGPQSFIYDASENYQAAGTPLVILGGKEYGSGSSRDWAAKGTSLLGVKAVITESFERIHRSNLIGMGVVPLQFPAGESWDSLGLDGTEEISISGLEELNAGTTPRTVRVVAAPTSDSPAGKETVEFDAVVRIDTPGEADYYRNGGILQYVLRSLVA; translated from the coding sequence GTGTCTGCAATCAACAGCTTCGGCGCGAAGGACACACTCCGCGTCGGGGACACCGACTACGAGATCTACCGCATCGACACCGTGGCGGGCCACGAGCGTCTCCCGTTCAGCCTGAAGGTGCTGCTCGAGAACCTGCTCCGCACCGAGGACGGCAAGAACGTCACCGGCAGCCAGATCAGCGCCCTCGGCGACTGGGCGCCCGACGCCGAGCCCGACACCGAGATCCAGTTCACGCCCGCGCGCGTCGTGATGCAGGACTTCACGGGCGTCCCCTGCATCGTCGACCTCGCCACCATGCGCGAGGCCGTCGGCGAGCTGGGCGGCGACCCGACCCGGATCAACCCGCTGGCGCCCGCCGAGCTCGTGATCGACCACTCGGTCATCGCCGACCTCTTCGGCTCCGAGGACGCGCTCGAGCGCAACGTCGACATCGAGTACGAGCGCAACGGCGAGCGGTACCAGTTCCTCCGCTGGGGCCAGACGGCGTTCGAGGACTTCAAGGTCGTCCCGCCCGGCACGGGCATCGTCCACCAGGTCAACATCGAGCACCTCGCCCGCGTCACCATGACGCGCGAGGTCGGCGGCGTCCTGCAGGCCTACCCCGACACCTGCGTCGGCACCGACTCGCACACCACCATGGTCAACGGCCTGGGCGTGCTCGGCTGGGGCGTCGGCGGCATCGAGGCCGAGGCGGCCATGCTCGGCCAGCCGGTCTCGATGCTCATCCCCAAGGTCGTCGGCTTCAAGCTCTCCGGCGAGATCCCCACGGGCGTCACCGCGACCGACGTGGTCCTCACCATCACGCAGATGCTGCGCAAGCACGGCGTGGTCGGCAAGTTCGTGGAGTTCTACGGGACCGGCGTCGGCGCCGTGCCCCTCGCCAACCGCGCCACCATCGGCAACATGAGCCCCGAGTTCGGCTCCACCGCCGCGGTGTTCCCCATCGACGACGTCACCCTCGAGTACCTGCGCCTCACCGGCCGCAGCGAGGAGCAGGTCGCGCTCGTCGAGGCGTACGCCAAGGAGCAGGGCCTCTGGCACGACGCGGACGTCGAGCCGTCGTTCAGCGAGTACCTCGAGCTCGACCTCTCCACCGTCGTGCCCTCCATCGCCGGCCCGAAGCGCCCGCAGGACCGCATCGAGCTGACCGACGCGAAGTCGCAGTTCGAGCGCGACCTCAACGACTACGCGAAGGTCGACCACGACATCGTCGACCTCGCGTCGGCGATGAGCTTCCCGGCGTCCGACCCGGGCGAGCTGCAGCCGGAGGACGAGCACTCCATGCACGAGACGCACCACGCGTCGAACAGTCCGGCCAGCGTCACGAAGCCCACGCGCGTCACGCTCGAGGACGGGCGCGACTTCACGCTCGACCACGGCGCCGTCGCCATCGCGGCGATCACCTCGTGCACCAACACGTCGAACCCGTCGGTCATGCTCGCGGCCGGGCTGCTCGCCCGCAATGCCAGCAAGAAGGGCCTCAAGGCCAAGCCGTGGGTGAAGACCACCCTGGCGCCCGGATCCAAGGTCGTCACGGACTACTACGAGAAGTCCGGCCTCACGACGTACCTCGAGGACCTCGGCTTCTACACGGTCGGCTACGGCTGCACCACCTGCATCGGCAACTCGGGCCCGCTGCTCGACGAGATCTCCACCGCGGTGCAGGACAACGACCTCGCCGTCACGGCCGTCCTCTCGGGCAACCGCAACTTCGAGGGCCGCATCAACCCCGACGTGAAGATGAACTACCTCGCGAGCCCGCCGCTCGTGATCGCCTACGCGCTGGCCGGGTCGATGAACTTCGACTTCGACGCCGACGCGCTCGGCACCGACACCGAGGGCAACGAGGTGTTCCTCAAGGACATCTGGCCCGACGCGGCCGAGGTCCAGTCGACCATCGACAGCTCCATCGACACGGGCATGTTCGCGAACCAGTACGCCGGCGTCTTCGACGGCGACGAGCGCTGGCGCTCGCTCCCCACGCCGACGGGCGCGACGTTCGAGTGGGACGCGGAGTCCACCTACGTGCGGAAGCCCCCGTACTTCGAGGGCCTCACGATGGAGACCACGCCGGTCTCGGACATCCAGGGCGCCCGCGTGCTCGCCAAGCTCGGCGACTCGGTCACGACCGACCACATCAGCCCGGCCGGCTCGATCAAGGCGGACAGCCCCGCGGGCCGCTACCTCGACGAGCACGGCGTCGGCCGCAAGGACTACAACTCCTACGGCTCGCGCCGCGGCAACCACGAGGTCATGATCCGCGGCACGTTCGCGAACATCCGCCTCCGCAACCAGCTGCTCGACGGCGTGGAGGGCGGCTATACCCGCGACTTCACGCAGGAGGGCGGCCCGCAGTCGTTCATCTACGACGCGTCCGAGAACTACCAGGCGGCCGGCACCCCGCTCGTGATCCTCGGCGGCAAGGAGTACGGCTCCGGCTCGTCGCGCGACTGGGCGGCGAAGGGCACGAGCCTCCTGGGCGTCAAGGCGGTCATCACCGAGAGCTTCGAGCGGATCCACCGCTCCAACCTCATCGGCATGGGCGTCGTCCCGCTGCAGTTCCCGGCGGGGGAGTCCTGGGACTCCCTCGGGCTCGACGGCACCGAGGAGATCAGCATCTCCGGCCTCGAGGAGCTGAACGCGGGCACGACGCCGCGCACCGTGCGCGTGGTCGCCGCCCCCACCTCCGACTCGCCCGCGGGCAAGGAGACGGTGGAGTTCGACGCGGTCGTGCGCATCGACACCCCGGGCGAGGCGGACTACTACCGCAACGGCGGGATCCTGCAGTACGTGCTGCGCAGCCTGGTCGCGTAA
- the dxs gene encoding 1-deoxy-D-xylulose-5-phosphate synthase has translation MGILETITGPRDLDRLSPEQMLELAAEIRQFLVAEVSKTGGHLGPNLGVVETTLAIHRVFDSPRDPIVFDTGHQSYVHKLLTGRQDFSRLRESGGLAGYPQRSESEHDIVESSHASSSLSWADGISRAFEITGQADRHVVAVVGDGALTGGMTWEALNNISDDNTRKLIIVVNDNGRSYAPTIGGMARFLNTVRTRRSYRGLYETSQRVFGVFGSPGDSLYRGLRGGLHGFLTRFTDNEALYSNLDIKYLGPIDGHDQQAMEEALQQARDYGAPVIVHAITEKGRGYEPARRDVADQFHAVGQIDPETGEPIDPSQAVSWTSVFADEILALADEDPRIVGITAAMLRPVGLHRFAEKHPERVHDVGIAEQHAVTSAAGLAYGGLHPVVALYATFVNRAFDQVLMDVALHRAGVTFVLDRAGVTGPDGPSHHGMWDLALLQIVPHIRLSAPRDATRLREELGEAVKVDDAPTVVRFSKGSVGDEIEAIRRLDDGVDVLHESASHDVLIVTVGPMAAMGIQVAERLAAQGIGATVVDPRWVVPVPRSVVELGGTHRLVVTIEDGVVVGGIGTRIRQDLREAGIDTGVTELGLPDEFLDHASRSEILERVGLTPQHIARDVVAQVLGSRVPSARPLPEDADRVSIAHEDDTQA, from the coding sequence ATGGGAATCCTCGAGACGATCACGGGACCCCGGGACCTCGACCGGCTGAGCCCCGAGCAGATGCTCGAGCTCGCCGCGGAGATCCGGCAGTTCCTCGTCGCGGAGGTCTCCAAGACGGGCGGCCACCTCGGACCCAACCTCGGCGTCGTCGAGACCACGCTCGCGATCCACCGGGTGTTCGACTCCCCCCGCGACCCCATCGTCTTCGACACGGGTCACCAGTCGTACGTGCACAAGCTGCTCACGGGCCGCCAGGACTTCTCCCGGCTCCGGGAGTCGGGCGGCCTCGCGGGCTACCCGCAGCGCTCCGAGTCCGAGCACGACATCGTCGAGAGCTCGCACGCGTCCAGCTCGCTGAGCTGGGCGGACGGGATCTCGCGCGCGTTCGAGATCACCGGCCAGGCGGACCGCCACGTGGTCGCGGTCGTGGGCGACGGGGCGCTCACCGGCGGCATGACGTGGGAGGCGCTCAACAACATCTCCGACGACAACACCAGGAAGCTCATCATCGTCGTCAACGACAACGGGCGGTCCTACGCGCCGACGATCGGCGGCATGGCGCGGTTCCTCAACACCGTGCGGACGCGCCGCTCCTACCGCGGGCTGTACGAGACAAGCCAGCGCGTGTTCGGCGTCTTCGGATCGCCCGGCGACAGCCTCTACCGCGGCCTGCGCGGCGGCCTCCACGGCTTCCTCACGCGGTTCACGGACAACGAGGCGCTGTACTCCAACCTGGACATCAAGTACCTGGGCCCCATCGACGGGCACGACCAGCAGGCGATGGAGGAGGCGCTCCAGCAGGCGCGGGACTACGGCGCGCCGGTCATCGTCCACGCCATCACGGAGAAGGGGCGGGGCTACGAGCCCGCCCGTCGGGACGTCGCCGACCAGTTCCACGCCGTGGGGCAGATCGACCCCGAGACCGGCGAGCCCATCGACCCGTCGCAGGCGGTGAGCTGGACGAGCGTGTTCGCGGACGAGATCCTCGCCCTCGCCGACGAGGATCCCCGCATCGTCGGCATCACCGCCGCCATGCTGCGCCCGGTGGGCCTGCACCGGTTCGCCGAGAAGCACCCCGAGCGCGTGCACGACGTCGGCATCGCCGAGCAGCACGCGGTGACGAGCGCGGCCGGTCTCGCGTACGGCGGGCTGCACCCCGTCGTCGCGCTCTACGCCACCTTCGTCAACCGGGCCTTCGACCAGGTGCTCATGGACGTGGCGCTGCACCGCGCGGGCGTGACCTTCGTGCTCGACCGCGCGGGGGTCACCGGCCCCGACGGCCCGAGCCACCACGGCATGTGGGACCTCGCGCTGCTGCAGATCGTGCCGCACATCCGCCTGAGCGCTCCGCGCGACGCGACGCGGCTCCGGGAGGAGCTGGGGGAGGCGGTGAAGGTCGACGACGCGCCCACCGTGGTCCGCTTCTCGAAGGGCAGCGTGGGCGACGAGATCGAGGCGATCCGCCGCCTCGACGACGGCGTCGACGTGCTGCACGAGTCGGCGTCGCACGACGTGCTCATCGTCACCGTCGGGCCCATGGCCGCCATGGGCATCCAGGTCGCCGAGCGCCTCGCCGCGCAGGGCATCGGCGCGACCGTGGTGGATCCGCGCTGGGTCGTCCCCGTGCCGCGCAGCGTCGTCGAGCTCGGCGGCACCCACCGCCTCGTCGTCACCATCGAGGACGGCGTGGTCGTCGGCGGGATCGGCACGCGCATCCGCCAGGACCTGCGCGAGGCCGGCATCGACACGGGCGTCACCGAGCTGGGCCTGCCCGACGAGTTCCTCGACCACGCCTCGCGCTCCGAGATCCTCGAGCGCGTCGGGCTCACGCCGCAGCACATCGCCCGCGACGTGGTCGCCCAGGTGCTCGGCAGCCGCGTGCCGTCGGCGCGGCCGCTGCCGGAGGACGCCGACCGCGTCTCCATCGCGCACGAGGACGACACGCAGGCGTAG